The following are encoded together in the Oncorhynchus gorbuscha isolate QuinsamMale2020 ecotype Even-year linkage group LG03, OgorEven_v1.0, whole genome shotgun sequence genome:
- the LOC124031548 gene encoding T-cell leukemia translocation-altered gene protein homolog isoform X1: protein MEEPWDFEVLSRIVDGFVSFLSEFVDDWLANDMRVSIFKILFSWLVVSLIAIHFAWRVYGNTVNDMYYRQGTSGQNGGTPDTAPHRSGWESAAGDTIKTHRE, encoded by the exons ATGGAAGAGCCGTGGGATTTCGAGGTTTTATCCCGTATTGTGGACGGGTTTGTTTCGTTTCTTTCCGAGTTTGTGGATGACTGGTTGGCTAATGATATGAGAGTGTCAATATTCAAGATCCTGTTTAGCTGGCTTGTTGTCAGTCTCATTGCCATCCACTTCGCTTGGAGAGTTTACGGAAACACTGTGAACGATATGTATTAccgacaag GTACTAGTGGACAGAATGGAGGCACACCTGACACTGCACCTCACCGCAGTGGATG GGAGAGTGCTGCAGGGGACACCATCAAGACACACCGTGAGTGA
- the LOC124031544 gene encoding vacuolar fusion protein MON1 homolog B-like isoform X1 codes for MKQTSVCDVNMERDDSQEKGETEEITSCDPPSADCIPSTGSSYHIPALPSDNPPVPESAGTVGGDENTNVTLEEPTYPPTSDSMGEKGLQAAPDQDLGPAPVLVKEEETNVCSKIEYQNCSGGQPETVPEEVSAENGQDDSGEFIVTILARGKLEEQGLGVKRHSSPLSETGAPEAPPSHRDEDVTAESWRQHRKHVFVLSEAGKPIYSRYGSEEALSSTMGVMMALVSFVQSSDNMIRSVYSDGHTVVFMQKGPLVLVSVSSSRQSEKQLRGELLYVYYQIISMLTQASIARIFQHKKNYDLRRLLAGSEKILDGLLNLVDSDPSFLLAAVHCLPLVSSLRDSLSQILQKAITPNLVFSILIAKNQLLTIVQEKTVIEDARLEPADVHLLLNLIGASSAFQAGEIWTPICLPLFNPDCYFYAYISYLDPPECTVCLLLLSTDKEAFYAVAECKRRIEVAMLAQSSLSLIAKAHSYSVSQVGVSDLRHFMYKPFDVPDNHKQLTQFTSPEMEAPYSTEEERMRLLDLYRYMHGRIHSSSRALKLIYHVAERETLLAWVTSKFELYTCFSPLVTKACAINAITKLLRWIKKEEDRLFIRYPPKYSTTPNPSKSSRRSDQQDSTDNGFMSLL; via the exons ATGAAGCAGACCAG TGTCTGTGATgtcaacatggagagagatgacagtcaagaaaaaggagagacagaggagataacAAGTTGTGATCCACCCTCTGCTGACTGCATCCCGTCAACTG GTTCTTCTTATCACATTCCAGCCCTGCCCTCTGACAATCCCCCAGTTCCTGAGTCTGCTGGAACAGTGGGAGGAGACGAAAACACCAATGTGACTTTAGAGGagcctacatatccacctacatCAGATTCTATGGGAGAGAAGGGACTACAAGCAGCTCCTGACCAGGATCTAGGACCGGCTCCTGTTCTGGTAAAAGAGGAAGAGACTAATGTGTGCAGTAAGATAGAATATCAGAACTGCTCAGGTGGTCAACCAGAGACTGTCCCAGAGGAGGTTTCAGCTGAGAATGGGCAGGATGACTCAGGGGAGTTTATTGTCACTATTTTGGCCAGGGGTAAATTGGAGGAGCAAGGTCTGGGAGTGAAGAGGCATTCCTCTCCACTGTCAGAGACTGGCGCCCCAGAGGCCCCCCCATCCCACCGTGACGAAGACGTGACAGCGGAGAGCTGGAGGCAGCACAGGAAGCATGTGTTTGTCCTGAGTGAAGCAGGGAAGCCCATATACTCTCGCTACGGCAGTGAAGAGGCTCTGTCGTCTACCATGGGAGTCATGATGGCACTGGTGTCCTTTGTCCAGAGTAGTGACAACATGATCCGCTCGGTCTACTCAG ATGGGCACACAGTGGTGTTCATGCAGAAGGGTCCTCTGGTGCTGGTGTCTGTGTCAAGCAGCCGTCAGTCAGAGAAGCAGCTGCGTGGTGAGCTCCTTTACGTCTACTACCAGATCATCAGCATGCTCACCCAGGCCAGCATCGCTCGCATCTTCCAACACAAGAAGAACTATGACCTGCGGCGACTACTGGCCGGCTCCGAGAAGATCCTAGACGGCCTCCTCAACCTGGTGGACTCGGACCCCAGCTTCCTGCTGGCAGCGGTGCACTGCCTGCCATTGGTCTCCTCTCTCAGGGACTCCCTCAGCCAGATCCTGCAGAAGGCCATCACCCCCAACCTGGTCTTCTCCATCCTGATCGCCAAGAACCAGCTGCTCACCATCGTCCAGGAGAAGACGGTGATAGAGGACGCCAGGCTGGAGCCTGCTGACGTCCACCTGCTGCTCAACCTCATTGGGGCCTCCTCTGCCTTCCAGGCTGGAGAGATCTGGACTCCCATCTGCCTGCCGCTCTTTAACCCTGACTGTTACTTCTATGCCTACATCTCCTACCTGGACCCCCCAGAATGCACTGTGTGTCTGCTGCTGCTCTCCACGGATAAGGAGGCATTTTATGCGGTGGCAGAGTGTAAGAGGAGGATAGAGGTGGCCATGCTGGCTCAGAGCTCCCTGAGCCTCATAGCCAAGGCCCACTCCTACAGCGTGAGCCAGGTGGGCGTCTCAGACCTCAGGCACTTCATGTACAAGCCCTTTGACGTGCCAGACAACCACAAGCAGCTCACCCAGTTCACCAG CCCAGAGATGGAGGCTCCTTAcagcacagaggaggagaggatgaggctgCTGGACCTGTACCGGTACATGCACGGTCGCATCCACAGCTCTTCCAGGGCCCTGAAGCTCATCTACCACGTGGCAGAGAGGGAAACGCTGCTGGCCTGG GTCACAAGTAAATTTGAATTGTACACCTGCTTCAGCCCCTTGGTGACTAAGGCTTGTGCCATTAACGCCATAACCAAGCTTCTACGGTGGATCAAGAAGGAGGAGGACCGTCTCTTCATCCGATACCCACCCAAGTATTCAACCACGCCCAACCCCAGCAAAAGCTCCCGAAGGTCTGACCAGCAGGATTCCACAGATAATGGCTTCATGTCTCTACTATAG
- the LOC124031547 gene encoding WD repeat-containing protein 82 isoform X2, translating to MTDKPKRTLYSKKYGVDLIRYTHAANTVVYSSNKIDDTIRYLSLHDNKYIRYFPGHNKRVTSLSMSPVDDTFISGSLDKTIRLWDLRSPNCQGLMHLQGKPVCSFDPEGLIFAAGVNSEMVKLYDLRSFDKGPFATFKLQYDRTCEWTGLKFSNDGKLILVSTNGGALRLLDAFKGAVMHSFGGYNNSKAVTLEASFTPDSQFIMIGSEDGKVHVWNAESGMKVAVLDGKHTGPVTCLQFNPKFMTFASACSNMAFWLPTIDD from the exons ATGACGGATAA ACCCAAGCGGACCCTCTATAGTAAGAAGTATGGAGTGGATCTGATCAGGTACACACATGCAGCCAACACTGTGGTCTACAGCTCCAACAAAATTGATG ACACTATCCGGTACCTCTCCCTCCATGACAACAAGTACATCCGGTACTTTCCTGGACACAACAAACG AGTGacgtctctctccatgtcccctgtGGATGACACGTTTATCTCAGGATCTTTAGACAAGACAATCCGGCTATGGGATCTGCGGTCTCCAAACTGCCAG GGCCTGATGCACCTACAGGGGAAGCCAGTTTGCTCATTTGATCCGGAGGGTCTGATCTTTGCTGCTGGCGTGAACTCTGAGATGGTCAAACTGTACGACCTGCGGTCCTTTGACAAG GGCCCTTTTGCTACCTTCAAGCTGCAGTATGACCGTACTTGCGAGTGGACAGGACTCAAGTTCAGCAACGATGGGAAGCTCATCCTTGTCTCAACCAACGGGGGTGCCCTCCGCCTCCTCGACGCCTTCAAGGGAGCTGTGATGCATTCCTTTGGG ggCTACAACAACAGCAAAGCGGTGACGCTGGAGGCCTCCTTCACTCCTGATTCTCAGTTCATTATGATTG GCTCTGAAGATGGGAAGGTCCATGTTTGGAATGCAGAGAGTGGGATGAAGGTGGCTGTTCTGGATGGGAAGCACACGGGTCCCGTCACCTGTCTTCAGTTCAACCCCAAATTCATGACTTTTGCTAGTGCTTGTTCAAACATG GCATTCTGGCTGCCCACCATTGACGATTGA
- the LOC124031547 gene encoding WD repeat-containing protein 82 isoform X1, protein MKLTDNVLRSFRVAKVFRENSDKINCFDFSSNGETIISSSDDDSLVLYDCQEGKPKRTLYSKKYGVDLIRYTHAANTVVYSSNKIDDTIRYLSLHDNKYIRYFPGHNKRVTSLSMSPVDDTFISGSLDKTIRLWDLRSPNCQGLMHLQGKPVCSFDPEGLIFAAGVNSEMVKLYDLRSFDKGPFATFKLQYDRTCEWTGLKFSNDGKLILVSTNGGALRLLDAFKGAVMHSFGGYNNSKAVTLEASFTPDSQFIMIGSEDGKVHVWNAESGMKVAVLDGKHTGPVTCLQFNPKFMTFASACSNMAFWLPTIDD, encoded by the exons ATGAAGCTGACGGACAATGTGCTGCGGAGCTTCAGGGTTGCAAAGGTTTTCCGGGAAAATTCAGACAAAATCAACTGTTTTGATTTCAGCTCAAACGGCGAAACCATCATTTCTAGCAGCGATGACGACTCCCTAGTTTTATACGACTGCCAGGAGGGAAA ACCCAAGCGGACCCTCTATAGTAAGAAGTATGGAGTGGATCTGATCAGGTACACACATGCAGCCAACACTGTGGTCTACAGCTCCAACAAAATTGATG ACACTATCCGGTACCTCTCCCTCCATGACAACAAGTACATCCGGTACTTTCCTGGACACAACAAACG AGTGacgtctctctccatgtcccctgtGGATGACACGTTTATCTCAGGATCTTTAGACAAGACAATCCGGCTATGGGATCTGCGGTCTCCAAACTGCCAG GGCCTGATGCACCTACAGGGGAAGCCAGTTTGCTCATTTGATCCGGAGGGTCTGATCTTTGCTGCTGGCGTGAACTCTGAGATGGTCAAACTGTACGACCTGCGGTCCTTTGACAAG GGCCCTTTTGCTACCTTCAAGCTGCAGTATGACCGTACTTGCGAGTGGACAGGACTCAAGTTCAGCAACGATGGGAAGCTCATCCTTGTCTCAACCAACGGGGGTGCCCTCCGCCTCCTCGACGCCTTCAAGGGAGCTGTGATGCATTCCTTTGGG ggCTACAACAACAGCAAAGCGGTGACGCTGGAGGCCTCCTTCACTCCTGATTCTCAGTTCATTATGATTG GCTCTGAAGATGGGAAGGTCCATGTTTGGAATGCAGAGAGTGGGATGAAGGTGGCTGTTCTGGATGGGAAGCACACGGGTCCCGTCACCTGTCTTCAGTTCAACCCCAAATTCATGACTTTTGCTAGTGCTTGTTCAAACATG GCATTCTGGCTGCCCACCATTGACGATTGA
- the LOC124031544 gene encoding vacuolar fusion protein MON1 homolog B-like isoform X2 — MERDDSQEKGETEEITSCDPPSADCIPSTGSSYHIPALPSDNPPVPESAGTVGGDENTNVTLEEPTYPPTSDSMGEKGLQAAPDQDLGPAPVLVKEEETNVCSKIEYQNCSGGQPETVPEEVSAENGQDDSGEFIVTILARGKLEEQGLGVKRHSSPLSETGAPEAPPSHRDEDVTAESWRQHRKHVFVLSEAGKPIYSRYGSEEALSSTMGVMMALVSFVQSSDNMIRSVYSDGHTVVFMQKGPLVLVSVSSSRQSEKQLRGELLYVYYQIISMLTQASIARIFQHKKNYDLRRLLAGSEKILDGLLNLVDSDPSFLLAAVHCLPLVSSLRDSLSQILQKAITPNLVFSILIAKNQLLTIVQEKTVIEDARLEPADVHLLLNLIGASSAFQAGEIWTPICLPLFNPDCYFYAYISYLDPPECTVCLLLLSTDKEAFYAVAECKRRIEVAMLAQSSLSLIAKAHSYSVSQVGVSDLRHFMYKPFDVPDNHKQLTQFTSPEMEAPYSTEEERMRLLDLYRYMHGRIHSSSRALKLIYHVAERETLLAWVTSKFELYTCFSPLVTKACAINAITKLLRWIKKEEDRLFIRYPPKYSTTPNPSKSSRRSDQQDSTDNGFMSLL, encoded by the exons atggagagagatgacagtcaagaaaaaggagagacagaggagataacAAGTTGTGATCCACCCTCTGCTGACTGCATCCCGTCAACTG GTTCTTCTTATCACATTCCAGCCCTGCCCTCTGACAATCCCCCAGTTCCTGAGTCTGCTGGAACAGTGGGAGGAGACGAAAACACCAATGTGACTTTAGAGGagcctacatatccacctacatCAGATTCTATGGGAGAGAAGGGACTACAAGCAGCTCCTGACCAGGATCTAGGACCGGCTCCTGTTCTGGTAAAAGAGGAAGAGACTAATGTGTGCAGTAAGATAGAATATCAGAACTGCTCAGGTGGTCAACCAGAGACTGTCCCAGAGGAGGTTTCAGCTGAGAATGGGCAGGATGACTCAGGGGAGTTTATTGTCACTATTTTGGCCAGGGGTAAATTGGAGGAGCAAGGTCTGGGAGTGAAGAGGCATTCCTCTCCACTGTCAGAGACTGGCGCCCCAGAGGCCCCCCCATCCCACCGTGACGAAGACGTGACAGCGGAGAGCTGGAGGCAGCACAGGAAGCATGTGTTTGTCCTGAGTGAAGCAGGGAAGCCCATATACTCTCGCTACGGCAGTGAAGAGGCTCTGTCGTCTACCATGGGAGTCATGATGGCACTGGTGTCCTTTGTCCAGAGTAGTGACAACATGATCCGCTCGGTCTACTCAG ATGGGCACACAGTGGTGTTCATGCAGAAGGGTCCTCTGGTGCTGGTGTCTGTGTCAAGCAGCCGTCAGTCAGAGAAGCAGCTGCGTGGTGAGCTCCTTTACGTCTACTACCAGATCATCAGCATGCTCACCCAGGCCAGCATCGCTCGCATCTTCCAACACAAGAAGAACTATGACCTGCGGCGACTACTGGCCGGCTCCGAGAAGATCCTAGACGGCCTCCTCAACCTGGTGGACTCGGACCCCAGCTTCCTGCTGGCAGCGGTGCACTGCCTGCCATTGGTCTCCTCTCTCAGGGACTCCCTCAGCCAGATCCTGCAGAAGGCCATCACCCCCAACCTGGTCTTCTCCATCCTGATCGCCAAGAACCAGCTGCTCACCATCGTCCAGGAGAAGACGGTGATAGAGGACGCCAGGCTGGAGCCTGCTGACGTCCACCTGCTGCTCAACCTCATTGGGGCCTCCTCTGCCTTCCAGGCTGGAGAGATCTGGACTCCCATCTGCCTGCCGCTCTTTAACCCTGACTGTTACTTCTATGCCTACATCTCCTACCTGGACCCCCCAGAATGCACTGTGTGTCTGCTGCTGCTCTCCACGGATAAGGAGGCATTTTATGCGGTGGCAGAGTGTAAGAGGAGGATAGAGGTGGCCATGCTGGCTCAGAGCTCCCTGAGCCTCATAGCCAAGGCCCACTCCTACAGCGTGAGCCAGGTGGGCGTCTCAGACCTCAGGCACTTCATGTACAAGCCCTTTGACGTGCCAGACAACCACAAGCAGCTCACCCAGTTCACCAG CCCAGAGATGGAGGCTCCTTAcagcacagaggaggagaggatgaggctgCTGGACCTGTACCGGTACATGCACGGTCGCATCCACAGCTCTTCCAGGGCCCTGAAGCTCATCTACCACGTGGCAGAGAGGGAAACGCTGCTGGCCTGG GTCACAAGTAAATTTGAATTGTACACCTGCTTCAGCCCCTTGGTGACTAAGGCTTGTGCCATTAACGCCATAACCAAGCTTCTACGGTGGATCAAGAAGGAGGAGGACCGTCTCTTCATCCGATACCCACCCAAGTATTCAACCACGCCCAACCCCAGCAAAAGCTCCCGAAGGTCTGACCAGCAGGATTCCACAGATAATGGCTTCATGTCTCTACTATAG
- the LOC124031548 gene encoding T-cell leukemia translocation-altered gene protein homolog isoform X2, translated as MEEPWDFEVLSRIVDGFVSFLSEFVDDWLANDMRVSIFKILFSWLVVSLIAIHFAWRVYGNTVNDMYYRQGHVAESDRGVSRESAAGDTIKTHRE; from the exons ATGGAAGAGCCGTGGGATTTCGAGGTTTTATCCCGTATTGTGGACGGGTTTGTTTCGTTTCTTTCCGAGTTTGTGGATGACTGGTTGGCTAATGATATGAGAGTGTCAATATTCAAGATCCTGTTTAGCTGGCTTGTTGTCAGTCTCATTGCCATCCACTTCGCTTGGAGAGTTTACGGAAACACTGTGAACGATATGTATTAccgacaag gCCATGTGGCAGAGAGTGAtcggggtgtgagcag GGAGAGTGCTGCAGGGGACACCATCAAGACACACCGTGAGTGA